In the Colwellia sp. 20A7 genome, one interval contains:
- a CDS encoding LysR family transcriptional regulator: protein MKANYSLDDLRCFCAVAKLASFKGAAINLNMPLSTLSRRIRQLESDLQLRLLNRDAHRVTLTHTGEQYFLRSNALFDELDDIDNDLHKDKHQAKGKIRVTAPIYSGTQFLRPIFYDFLQKNPEIQLDLRFSNKLIDIEEQGIDVAFRMGNPALENWIVRPLKYTHNILCAHADYFSDDITHPEQLSNHATILSFPLVPWRLENQETDEEFDYHPNQSVRLEVDEIQMVTHAVKAGLGISYLPDYLAVPLIETGEIKRILPQWQSKDRAFSMLYRDRNNMPLRVRLFIEYVLQNFH from the coding sequence ATGAAAGCTAATTATTCTCTTGATGATTTACGCTGTTTTTGTGCTGTAGCAAAACTAGCTAGTTTTAAAGGTGCAGCAATTAACCTAAACATGCCGTTATCAACGCTAAGTCGTCGAATAAGACAACTAGAATCCGATTTGCAGTTAAGGCTATTAAACCGAGATGCACACCGTGTAACGTTAACGCATACCGGCGAACAATACTTCTTACGCTCTAATGCATTGTTTGATGAACTCGATGATATTGATAACGATCTGCATAAAGATAAGCATCAAGCCAAAGGTAAAATTAGGGTCACAGCACCTATCTATTCAGGTACACAATTCTTACGACCAATTTTTTATGACTTCTTGCAGAAAAACCCAGAAATTCAATTGGACTTACGTTTTTCAAACAAGCTAATTGATATAGAAGAACAGGGCATTGATGTCGCTTTTAGAATGGGTAACCCTGCGCTTGAAAACTGGATTGTGAGACCACTTAAATATACCCATAATATTTTATGTGCTCATGCTGACTACTTTTCTGATGATATTACGCATCCTGAGCAGTTATCTAATCACGCCACTATCCTCAGTTTTCCTTTGGTGCCATGGCGATTAGAAAATCAAGAAACAGATGAAGAATTTGATTATCATCCAAACCAATCTGTCCGTTTAGAAGTAGATGAAATTCAAATGGTGACACATGCAGTTAAAGCTGGATTAGGCATTAGTTATTTACCTGACTATTTAGCCGTACCTTTAATTGAAACGGGTGAAATAAAACGCATACTCCCCCAGTGGCAAAGTAAAGACCGGGCGTTCTCTATGCTTTATCGCGACAGAAACAATATGCCACTAAGAGTAAGGTTATTTATTGAATACGTTTTACAGAATTTTCATTAA